One Skermanella sp. TT6 genomic window, CGGCGGACTGATGCTCTACGCGGTGCTGGATTTCATCCGCACCCGGATCTTCCTGATCATGGGCGACCTGATCTCCCGGCGGCTGAACGTCCCGACCCTGCAGGCCGCCGTCATCGATACCCTGCACGGCAGCCAGCGCAACTCGACCCAGGCGATCCGCGACCTCAACGACCTCCGCTCCTTCATCACCGGAAGCGCCATCACGGTTCCGCTGGAAGTGATGTGGGTGCCGATGTTCCTGGTCGTCCTGTTCCTGCTGCACCCCATCTACGGCTGGCTGGCGCTGGGCGCCGCCGCGCTGCTGTTCCTGATGAGCGTGCTGACCGACGTGCTGACCCGGCGCCCGCTGGCCCAGGCCAACGAGGCCGCGGCGCGGTCCTTCAGCGACATCGCCTCGACCGTGCGGAACGCGGAGGTGATCGAAGCGATGGGCATGCTGCCGGCCGTGGCGAAGCGGTGGGAGCGCAGCCAGTACCGCATGATCGACCTGCTGAACCGGGGCAACAGCTCGGCCAAGGCGCTGACCGCGGCCTCTCGCTCGCTGCGGCTGATCCTCCAGATCGCCATGATCTCGACCGCCTGCGTGCTGGTGATCGACCGCGAGGCGTCCCCCGGCAGCGCCATGGCCGCCGGGATCCTGATGGGCCGCATGCTCCAGCCGTTCGAGCAGTTGATCGACGGCTGGCGCCAATGGGTGTTCGCCTGGTCGGCCTTCGGCCGGGTGCGCGGCCTGCTGAACGGCACCCAGGGCCGCCGCCAGAGCATGCCCCTGCCCCGGCCCGAGGGCCGGCTGAGCGTGGACCGCCTCGTCTATATCCCGCCGGGGGTCGACAAGGCGGTGCTGAAGGGCATCTCCTTCTCGCTGGAACCGGGCGAGACGCTGGGGATCATCGGCCCCTCCGCCGCCGGCAAATCGACCCTGGCTCGGCTGCTGGTCGGCATCTGGGAACCCACCTCCGGCGGCATCTACCTGGACGGCCACAGCACCTTCCTGTGGGAACGGGAGAGCTTCGGCCTCAGCGTCGGCTATCTGCCCCAGAACGTTTCCCTGCTCGACGGCACGATCCGGGAGAACATCTCGCGCATGACCGAGGCGAGCCCGCTGGACGTGGTGAACGCGGCCAAGATGGCCGACGTCCATGAGATGATCGGCCGGCTGCCGTTCGGCTACGACACCACGGTCGGCGACAGCGCCTACAGCCTGAGCGGCGGCCAGCGCCAGCGGATCGGCCTGGCCCGCGCGCTGTTCGGCAATCCGCGCCTGCTGGTCCTGGACGAACCCAACTCCAACCTGGACAATGCCGGGGAGCAGGCCCTGCTCCAGGCGATCGCCAAGGCCAAGGCGGCCGGGACGACCGTCGTCCTGATCGCCCACCGGCCCTCGGTCGTCGCCGCGGTGGACAAGCTGCTGGTCCTCAAGGACGGCATGGTCGACCAGTTCGGCGCCCGCGCCGACGTGCTGAAGGCGATCTCCGCCCCGCCCGGCACGCGCCAGGTCGCGACGGCGCCCAACGTGGCGCGCCTGGTCAAGGCCGGCAAGACCCTGGCGGACGGCGTGCAGGCGGGGCAGGCATCATGACGCTCCCGACGAACACCCCCGTCTGGACCGTGACCCTCGAAGCGGAACCGCCCGAGCCGTCGCTGCGCAACACCATGATCGCGGGCACCGTCGCGGTTCTGGTCGGGTTCGGCGGCTTCGTCGGCTGGGGCATGACCGCCGACCTCAGCAGTGCCGCCATCGCCCAGGGCACCGTCATCGCCAACAGCCACCGCAAGACCATCTCCCACCTGGAAGGCGGCATCCTGCACGAGCTGCTGGTCAAGGAGGGAGACCAGGTCAAGGCGGGCCAGGTCCTGCTGCGCATGGACGGGACCCAGGCCCAGGCCCTGCTCGGCCAGGTGGAGAACCAGCTCTGGACCGCCCAGGCCCGAGTCGCCCGCCTGCGGGCCGAGCAGGCCGACCAGCGCTCGCTGGTCTTCCCCGAGGATCTGGTCGAGGCCGGCAGGCGCAGCACGGTCGCGGCGGACGCCATGGCGACCGAGCTGCGGCTGTTCGCGGCGCGCTGGGACAGCTACGACGGGTCGCTGGCGATCAACCGGCGCAAGATCGACCAGCTCCGGGAGCAGATCGCGGCCCTGAAGGCCCAGTCCAGCGCCACCGCCGACCGCCTGCGCTACACCGACGAGGAGCTGGCGACCGTCAAGGCCCTGCTCGAGAAGGGCTACGAGCGCCGCCCCCGGCTGCTGGAGATGCAGCGCCTGTCGGCCGAGCTGAAGGGCCGGGTCGGCGAACTGGCGGCCAACGAGGCCCAGGCCGAGCAGGCGATCGCCGCCGCCGAGCTGGAGATCCTGTCCCTGAAGCACGACCGCCGGACGGAGATCGCCGATTCCCTCCAGCAGACCCAGGGCACGCTGGCCGACATGACCGAGCGGTCCCGCGGCGCCACCGACATTGTCCAGCGCAAGGAAGTCGTCGCTCCCCAGGACGGCAAGGTCACGGACATCCGCTTCTTCACGCCGGGCGGCGTGATCGGCGCGGGCGCCCCGATCCTGGACCTGGTCCCGGTCGACGACGAGCTGGTGGTGGAGGCCCAGGTCAGCCCGGCCGACATCGACAGCATCCGGGTCGGCCAGGTCGCCAACGTCCGGCTCAGCGCCTACAAGCAGCGCAAGGTCCCGACGATCGACGCCCACGTGATGTATGTCGCGGCCGACCAGGTGCTCGACCAGCGGACGGGCCAGTCCTACTTCACCGCGCGGGTCAAGCTCGACCCCGAGTCGCTGGCCTCGCTCCACCATGTGGAGCTGGTCCCCGGCATGCCCGCGGAAGTCATCATGATCAACGCCAAGCGGCGGGCGATCGACTACTTCCTCAGCCCCATCACCGACAGCATGAGGCGGGCGTTCCGAGAGGAATGACCGGACGGCGAGCCATGCGCATCCTGTTCGTGCACAACCACTTCCCCGGCCACTACCAGCACCTGGCCGCGGCATTGGCCGCCGACCCGGCCAACCAGGTCGTCTTCATCACCAAGGACCGGACCGGGTCGATCCCGGGGGTGGACAAGCGGGTATTCTCGCCGTCCCGGCCGCCGGGACCCCAGACCCACCACTATGTCCGCCCGTTCGAGGACGCCGTGCTGCACGGCCAGGCGGTCTACCGGCTGTGCGAGCGGCTGAAGCGCGACGGCTTCGTGCCCGACCTGGTCTGCGCCCACGCCGGGTTCGGCCCGGGGCTCTTCATCAAGGACGCCTTCCCCGACACGCCCCTGCTGGGATACTTCGAGTGGTTCTACCACGCCAAGGGAAGCGACGCCGACTACCTCGATGGTCCCGTCAACGCCGACGAGGCCTGCCGGATCCGCAGCCGCAACGCGGCGATCCAGATGGAGCTGGCCAATTGCGACTGGGGCGTCTGCCCGACCGTGTTCCAGCGCGGCCAGTTCCCGGCGGCGTTCCAGAACAAGCTGACCCTGATGCATGACGGCATCGACACCGGCTTCTTCTCGCCGGAGCCGGGCGCGCCCATGGTGCTGCCCGGGCTCGACCTCTCCTCCGCCCGGGAGGTCGTGACCTACGCGACCCGCGGGATGGAGCCGTACCGCGGCTTTCCCCAATTCA contains:
- a CDS encoding glycosyltransferase; translated protein: MRILFVHNHFPGHYQHLAAALAADPANQVVFITKDRTGSIPGVDKRVFSPSRPPGPQTHHYVRPFEDAVLHGQAVYRLCERLKRDGFVPDLVCAHAGFGPGLFIKDAFPDTPLLGYFEWFYHAKGSDADYLDGPVNADEACRIRSRNAAIQMELANCDWGVCPTVFQRGQFPAAFQNKLTLMHDGIDTGFFSPEPGAPMVLPGLDLSSAREVVTYATRGMEPYRGFPQFMRAADILLRERPGLHIVVGGDDGVSYSRLPPPGRTYKQMMLDELPGIDRSRLHFVGPLEYPVYRDMLRATDVHVYLTVPFVLSWSLLESLSTGCLVVAADNAAVREVVEHGVNGLLADFFSPDDIAARIADALDRRVATDAIRAAARRGVVERYALADLLPRHLQLIRHLAGSAETCGEPHLELETA
- a CDS encoding HlyD family type I secretion periplasmic adaptor subunit encodes the protein MTLPTNTPVWTVTLEAEPPEPSLRNTMIAGTVAVLVGFGGFVGWGMTADLSSAAIAQGTVIANSHRKTISHLEGGILHELLVKEGDQVKAGQVLLRMDGTQAQALLGQVENQLWTAQARVARLRAEQADQRSLVFPEDLVEAGRRSTVAADAMATELRLFAARWDSYDGSLAINRRKIDQLREQIAALKAQSSATADRLRYTDEELATVKALLEKGYERRPRLLEMQRLSAELKGRVGELAANEAQAEQAIAAAELEILSLKHDRRTEIADSLQQTQGTLADMTERSRGATDIVQRKEVVAPQDGKVTDIRFFTPGGVIGAGAPILDLVPVDDELVVEAQVSPADIDSIRVGQVANVRLSAYKQRKVPTIDAHVMYVAADQVLDQRTGQSYFTARVKLDPESLASLHHVELVPGMPAEVIMINAKRRAIDYFLSPITDSMRRAFREE
- a CDS encoding type I secretion system permease/ATPase, producing the protein MNDHALLRGTLRHLGRGMVFAAVLSCFVNILMLIVPLYTMQVYDRVMTSRSTDTLVMLAIVAVGGLMLYAVLDFIRTRIFLIMGDLISRRLNVPTLQAAVIDTLHGSQRNSTQAIRDLNDLRSFITGSAITVPLEVMWVPMFLVVLFLLHPIYGWLALGAAALLFLMSVLTDVLTRRPLAQANEAAARSFSDIASTVRNAEVIEAMGMLPAVAKRWERSQYRMIDLLNRGNSSAKALTAASRSLRLILQIAMISTACVLVIDREASPGSAMAAGILMGRMLQPFEQLIDGWRQWVFAWSAFGRVRGLLNGTQGRRQSMPLPRPEGRLSVDRLVYIPPGVDKAVLKGISFSLEPGETLGIIGPSAAGKSTLARLLVGIWEPTSGGIYLDGHSTFLWERESFGLSVGYLPQNVSLLDGTIRENISRMTEASPLDVVNAAKMADVHEMIGRLPFGYDTTVGDSAYSLSGGQRQRIGLARALFGNPRLLVLDEPNSNLDNAGEQALLQAIAKAKAAGTTVVLIAHRPSVVAAVDKLLVLKDGMVDQFGARADVLKAISAPPGTRQVATAPNVARLVKAGKTLADGVQAGQAS